From the genome of Rhododendron vialii isolate Sample 1 chromosome 10a, ASM3025357v1:
TTTGTTTGGAGGGGAAGTTAACCCGTATAAATTTCAGGGTGCGGTATCCTCTCCTTCTGCCTTGAGGGGATAAAAATCATCAGAAATTGAAAAGCATGGGAAGGCTAGGGTTTTCATATTCAAGGCAAGAaatcaatcaatctctctctctctctgcgtgagtgtgtgtgtgttattgttttggttgtttGGATCGTAATTGGTGAATCTTGAGTAATTCGGTTTTTGGATCTATAGTTTTTCAGATTGCTcccaagaagaagatgaagatctCTCAACTACAGAAGGTAATCAGGAGTTCAGACAGAGATGCGCCAAAGATGAAGCAATTTTACCTAGGAGTAGGAGGAGGAGAAATAGGTCAGAAGAAGGTCAGAAGTTTGATACGTTCTTTCTATCCCTTTGACGATGCAGAACCTGTTTATGATTATTCCAGTGGAGAAGAAGTTGTTTATGAGGAATACGCTCGCGAGGATTCGCTTTACTGGTTGTCGGAGTGCAAGCGGTTGACGTTGTTGGAGGACGAAAATTTTGAACAGTTTGTCCGTAGCGCAATGGTGGTGGAGAAGGAATTGGATGAGTATAACAGGCCAAAGCTGAAGATCATTTACGTGGATCCCATCGGCGGGGATGAGAGATGGGTTACATTGTTACAGTACAGGTTTCTCAACACGGAGATAGATGCGGTGGAGAAGGAGGAGGGCTTGTGTTTGGATCGCCCTAGGTTTATCTTTGTAATTCAGGATAAGGATTTTTGGCCGGGAACTGATTCCTATCCTGAAGCAATAGAAAGGCGTCTTGTtaaagaggagaagaaggtAATCACCTATGATGGAGATCTCAACTCTGAATTGCCTGGCTATTCATTCCTTGTGGACAACCATCCGTGGTTGAAGGCCGAAAAGCATATGTTCTCTGCCGCCGCCCCGAAGAAGAAGCAACTGAAGAAGGTTAAAAGGTGCTTTCTTCGAAGTTGTGAACCTCCCTTGGACGAAAAGGAATTGGAACAAGTTGCTCTTGTGGAAAATCTCGAATCGTCTTGCTTAGTGCTTAGTCCTTCGTCCTCCGGTGGATTCCGGTAGACCTTCTTCACCACCTCATAAGAAGCATCATGTATTCTAAGGTAAAGTTATGATTCTGCTCCCATTCTCCCCATGATCTTACCTTATCATTTACATTTAGATATTCTGTGCACGCCATAGTGTTTTTAGCTGTTTTAGTATTCCATAAATCCCACGACTCCTATTTACTTTAATGTTAGATTAAAGCCTTGAATAAGGTCTGTAACTCTGTATGCAGTTTTCCATATCAGCAATCATCTCTCGATTGGTTCCATCTTGACTATAGAATGAATTGCTTATCGGTTTATGTAGTATGGACTTCTAATATGACCAGCGAACTTATTTATGATTTGCAACTTTTACTTCTAAGGCTTCGATTTCCTACGTGTAGTCTAGTACTATTGTAGACCTTGATGTTACAACACTGTAGTTATGTATTCGACATGCTGCTATGTGGAACACAGAAAATCGCTCGTTTGATGGGCCACAGTAGACATGTTCTGTTTTATCTCGCGCTTACTTCTCTTTGATGTCCTTGTTGTATCCTTACGTGAGACCAATCTCTGGAAAGGGAGTGGTTCAAGTTTCTCGTACATGTATAATTCATGGGGACTACGTAAAGAAACTAGTCCCCCTTAAGGGTAGGAGTCTCAGACTTTTGTTAAAGGACAACGAAGTTCTCACCATCGGCTTTGGTGCTTGGATTAACACCTCTTGTTCCTGTTTGTAATTTCTGGTGCTACGTATGAAGTCAAGGGATGGATAAGGCTTAGGCTTGAAAGTAGTTTATTTGAAGAAcatgtttt
Proteins encoded in this window:
- the LOC131302878 gene encoding uncharacterized protein LOC131302878, coding for MAVEKGLDEYNRPKLKIVYVDPTGGDETWVTGLQYKFLDSETDAVEKEEGLCLDRPRLIFVIQDKDFWPGTDSDPEAIERRLVKEEKKSICSLPPPRRRLKGAVFEVVNLPWTKRNWNKLLVENLELSCSLISPPVDSSCSVFQIAPKKKMKISQLQKVIRSSDRDAPKMKQFYLGVGGGEIGQKKVRSLIRSFYPFDDAEPVYDYSSGEEVVYEEYAREDSLYWLSECKRLTLLEDENFEQFVRSAMVVEKELDEYNRPKLKIIYVDPIGGDERWVTLLQYRFLNTEIDAVEKEEGLCLDRPRFIFVIQDKDFWPGTDSYPEAIERRLVKEEKKVITYDGDLNSELPGYSFLVDNHPWLKAEKHMFSAAAPKKKQLKKVKRCFLRSCEPPLDEKELEQVALVENLESSCLVLSPSSSGGFRFPYQQSSLDWFHLDYRMNCLSVYVLCIRHAAMWNTENRSFDGPQ